A DNA window from Plasmodium brasilianum strain Bolivian I chromosome 12, whole genome shotgun sequence contains the following coding sequences:
- a CDS encoding protein kinase, with product MHFLNNIFEKTKIHLEFRKKLDEKLNEHIKSGIIIANEKFSGTKQGYRNSRIKLSNEFIENCNEKLLLDILKINKKLKLCYDVKYHIIYSVLLKRCRKNNSIGVEKKYEQIMNNVYKIKRKNTSYFMNQYLIIKCIYTGEFGNVYYCRDVIENKNYCLKIFYLGLCLKENCPYYINDQVYLTNHFCKILNEIFFLNYLENKNIIHIEKIFFDEKKKILFAIFPYVKYQSMYYKKKYGIYSIYNKTVCIDKKHVQINLYSENFLGHLFLNIYNTLIYLLQKSVAYVDLKPDNILLTKRNKEEIASYIVHVKKKKITKTCALTKCLDLASIETNIKKKLIKSSKIEYKKDDGDASSFNKKIFLSRKKKRTNEIKGGHSYCLYKKLNTEKLKNKKIKYLYNINLSQCFEYNNNVKRIFFIENKLSNIFFSADEAAVYIQTFIQRKKTEESNFLEPKKGIVCKKYKNTTINSIKPPTKRCQINKIKNLSIFKYMENNSVSFLKFYWLYFNQDKIENVNKDFLIYLDIHFINKYFYEGINTNNNILDLFGKQELKRHNKSKMNKNQESKKQHNSENTENSNIINSENSEKGELQKQDNKQFCFSESEINNMNLMKLIDFDTCSFILKNFSTHIQATDIFNSFEYLFNVNNKVAQLSKKLSYNFGSVLYTFLFGKTPYYGDNIFEIYRNMKNGKLVFPKYRKIDINLKHLLRNLLNNNPDKRMQFKKIKRHIWFSKFE from the exons AtgcattttttaaacaatatatttgaaaaaacaaaaatccACCTAGagtttagaaaaaaattagacgaaaaattaaatgagcATATAAAAAGCGGTATCATAATCGCAAATGAAAAGTTTTCAGGTACAAAACAAGGTTATAGAAATAGCCGCATAAAACTGAGTAACGAATTTATTGAGAATTGTAATGAGAAATTACTTttagatattttaaaaattaataaaaaattgaaattatGTTATGATGTAAAATaccatattatttatagtgTTTTACTAAAAAGATGCAGAAAAAACAATAGTATTGGTGTTGAAAAGAAGTACGAACAAATTAtgaataatgtatataaaataaaaagaaaaaatacttcttattttatgaatcaataccttataataaaatgcatatacacaGGAGAATTTGGAAATGTATACTATTGTAGAGACGTTatagaaaacaaaaattattgtttaaaaattttttatttgggattatgtttaaaagaaaattgtcCCTATTATATTAACGACCAAGTGTATTTAACTAACCACttttgcaaaattttaaatgaaatttttttcttaaattatttggagaataaaaacataattcatattgaaaagatattttttgatgaaaagaaaaaaatccTATTTGCTATTTTTCCATACGTAAAATATCAATcaatgtattataaaaaaaaatatgggatatattcaatatataataaaactgTTTGTATTGACAAGAAACATgtacaaataaatttatattcagAAAATTTCCTTGGACACctatttttaaacatttacaATACCCtcatttatttgttacaAAAAAGTGTAGCATACGTAGACCTAAAACCTGATAATATACTCCTAACAAAGAGAAATAAAGAGGAAATTGCTTCTTACATTGTtcatgttaaaaaaaaaaaaattacaaaaactTGTGCTTTAACAAAGTGTTTAGATTTGGCAAGTATAGAAacaaatattaagaaaaaattaattaaatcatcgaaaatagaatataaaaaagacgACGGTGATGCAAGCTCctttaataagaaaatattcttaagcagaaaaaaaaaacggaCGAATGAAATAAAAGGGGGTCATTCTTATTgtctttataaaaaattaaacacagaaaaactgaaaaataaaaaaataaaatacttatataatattaatttgtcACAATGTTtcgaatataataataatgtaaaaaggATTTTCTTTATAGAAAACAAGTTaagcaatatatttttttcagcaGATGAAGCTgctgtatatatacaaacatttattcaaagaaagaaaacagaagaatcaaattttttagaaCCGAAAAAGGGTATTGTTtgtaaaaagtataaaaacaCCACAATTAATTCAATTAAACCACCTACTAAGAGATgtcaaataaacaaaataaaaaacttatctatttttaaatacatgGAGAACAATTCTGttagttttttaaaattttattggttatattttaaccaagataaaatagaaaacgTGAATAAggattttttaatttatctggatatacattttataaataaatatttttatgaaggtataaacacaaataataatatactagACCTATTTGGAAAACAAGAACTTAAAAGACATAATAAGagcaaaatgaataaaaaccAAGAATCGAAGAAGCAACACAATAGTGAAAATACTgaaaattcaaatataataaacagCGAAAACAGTGAAAAGGGGGAATTACAGAAACAAGACAATAAACAATTCTGTTTTTCAGAAAgtgaaattaataatatgaatttgATGAAGTTAATAGATTTTGACACATGTTCTTTCattctaaaaaattttagtacACATATTCAAGCAACggatatttttaattcctttgaatatttattcaatgttaataataaagttGCCCAGCTTTCGAAAAAGTTGTCATATAACTTTGGATCTGTTCTGTATACATTTCTGTTCGGAAAAACTCCTTACTA TGgggataatatatttgaaatttaTAGGAACATGAAAAACGGAAAGTTGGTTTTTCCAAAATACCGAAAAATTGacataaatttaaaacacTTATTAAG aaatcTGCTAAATAACAATCCTGACAAAAGAATgcaattcaaaaaaataaaaagacatATATGGTTTTCAAAGTTTGAGTGA
- a CDS encoding splicing factor 3A subunit 1, translating to MAKVIVKGSIFDENVNVKDQEIMTKRLEFLESEMILPPSSMKGVIDKTAAFVKKNGRIFEQKIYKEKEKQFGFINPTHPYFFYYQYKLHELFLGAEERKIIPKAIMEIKKREDLNKSTNNEHILKICDFVKEDNKKEKNKIIYSIDDQAEEEGIQNQEEKIEIKEDIYTIISPFISSVDVDLIKTTALFVARNGNKFLNELIEREKNNNQYDFLRANNLYFNFFSKLIDIYVKCLLPNTDIIDKIKKYSNNKSDILNYSYSIYNHNMKKKEEEERKIEEKTKCDTFYDWVSFSVVETINFDENIEYLPQSIDFNNVENYVLNQLFDTDKKYTNLEKIDNIYYHANNVSKVIDEGEDMEGVEEEDKHDTDKGEVEEEEDTEITKLRNKYTHDAAEESKESSSEKDDNIITSKKDIKEQQKGHKLDKLDKNKEDNDNESLNKEEIKDDNIQVVDDDDENEEKIIVVKNYEKSKKHRINNENMHLCPITNQPIDINDMTKHLKTLLLDPQWKEQKDKLYERAKKEASFTPLEDIEGNLSLFVINRPDLFGSIDEEINEHTSNENKKNTKNANSNKNEDVYSYIHNIYNKILPGPSMAHYPQNDDKGKKEGNIQKNKKQRRN from the coding sequence ATGGCTAAAGTTATAGTTAAGGGAAGCATATTTgatgaaaatgtaaatgttAAGGATCAAGAAATTATGACCAAAAGGCTAGAATTTTTAGAGAGCGAAATGATTCTGCCACCAAGTAGTATGAAAGGTGTTATTGATAAAACAGCTgcttttgttaaaaaaaatggaagaataTTCGaacagaaaatatataaagaaaaagaaaaacagtTTGGCTTTATAAACCCTACGcatccttattttttttattatcaataTAAGTTACATGAGTTATTTCTAGGTGCAGAAGAAAGGAAGATAATTCCTAAGGCTATTAtggagataaaaaaaagagaagactTAAATAAATCTACTAATAATGAACACATTTTAAAGATATGTGATTTTGTAAAAGAAgacaataaaaaagagaaaaataaaattatctaCTCAATAGATGATCAAGCAGAAGAAGAAGGAATACAAAAccaagaagaaaaaatagaaataaaggaagacatatatacaattatatcTCCATTTATCAGTTCAGTAGATGTTgatttaattaaaacaaCAGCATTGTTTGTTGCAAGAAACGGAAATAAATTCCTAAATGAACTTatagaaagagaaaaaaataataatcagTATGATTTTTTAAGAGCAAATAATTTGTactttaatttcttttctaAACTTATTGACATCTATGTAAAGTGCTTACTTCCAAATACAGATAtaatagataaaataaaaaaatattcaaacaACAAAAGTGATATTctaaattattcttatagTATTTATAAccataatatgaaaaaaaaagaagaagaagaaagaaaaattgaagaaaaaacaaaatgtgaCACATTTTATGATTGGGTAAGTTTCTCCGTTGTAGAAACAATTAACTTTGACgaaaatattgaatatttGCCACAGTCAATCGATTTTAATAATGTCgaaaattatgtattaaatCAATTATTCGATAcggataaaaaatatactaatttggaaaaaatagataatatttattatcacGCGAATAATGTAAGTAAAGTAATAGATGAAGGAGAAGATATGGAAGGAGTGGAAGAAGAAGATAAACACGATACAGATAAAGGGGAAGtagaggaagaagaagataCAGAGATAACTAAactaagaaataaatatacgcaTGATGCAGCAGAAGAATCGAAAGAAAGTTCCTCAGAAAAGgatgataatattattactagtAAAAAGGATATCAAAGAACAACAAAAAGGACACAAACTTGATAAATTGgacaaaaataaagaagataatgataatgaatCACTGAATAAGGAAGAAATTAAAGATGATAATATTCAAGTTgttgatgatgatgatgaaaatgaagaaaaaattattgtcgTAAAGAATTACGAAAAATCCAAGAAAcatagaataaataatgaaaatatgcatttatgcCCAATAACAAATCAACCAATTGATATAAATGATATGACGAAACATCTGAAAACATTATTATTGGACCCACAGTggaaagaacaaaaagacAAATTATATGAGAGGGCAAAGAAGGAAGCGTCTTTCACACCTCTTGAGGATATTGAAGGAAATTTATCTCTTTTTGTTATTAACAGACCAGATCTTTTTGGATCTATTGACGAAGAAATTAATGAACATACatcaaatgaaaataaaaaaaacactaAAAATGCAAacagtaataaaaatgaagatgtCTACAgctatattcataatatttacaaCAAAATTTTGCCAGGACCATCCATGGCGCATTATCCTCAAAATGAtgataaaggaaaaaaagaagggaatattcaaaaaaataaaaagcaaagaagaaattaa
- a CDS encoding proteasome subunit alpha type-1 produces the protein MYRNLYDTDNIIYSPEGRLYQIEYANEAIKQGTCAVAVKSKDFVVVCGLKKSISKLSFHQEKLFKIDDHIGATMSGITSDAKVLTKFMRNECLTHKFLFDENINIEKLVRKVADKYQKNTQKSSRRAFGVGLIIAGYFKEPYIFETKPNGSYFEYIALSFGARSHASKTYLEKNAHLFEESSLEDLTIHCLKALRCSLSNENELTVDNTSLAVVGKDKPWEEISSLELVEYLAKVNIEQRNEPNQEEGINEKHQTNTQHEENEPSVQNE, from the exons ATGTACCGAAACTTATATGACACAgacaatattatttattctccTGAAG GGAGGCTATATCAAATAGAATATGCAAATGAAGCAATAAAACAGGGAACTTGTGCTGTGGCAGTGAAGTCCAAGGATTTTGTg GTAGTGTGTGGCTTAAAAAAATCTATTAGCAAATTATCATTTCATCaggaaaaattattcaaaatcGATGATCATATAGGTGCCACAATGAGTGGTATAACATCCGATGCTAAggtattaacaaaatttatgAGAAATGAATGTTTGACGCATAAGTTTTTGtttgatgaaaatataaatatagaaaaattagtTAGAAAAGTAGCAgataaatatcaaaaaaacaCTCAAAAAAGTAGTAGAAGGGCTTTTGGCGTAGGTTTAATAATAGCGGGGTATTTTAAGGAaccttatatttttgaaactAAACCAAATGGttcatattttgaatatattgcCTTATCATTCGGTGCAAGATCTCACGCATCAAAAacttatttagaaaaaaatgctCATCTATTTGAAGAATCATCGTTAGAGGATTTAACTATACATTGTTTAAAAGCATTGAGATGCTCCCTctcaaatgaaaatgaattaaCTGTTGATAATACATCGCTAGCTGTTGTTGGTAAAGATAAACCCTGGGAAGAAATATCTTCCTTAGAATTAGTTGAATATTTAGCTAAGGTAAATATAGAACAGAGAAATGAACCAAATCAGGAAGAaggaataaatgaaaaacatcAAACAAATACTCAACATGAAGAAAATGAACCAAGTGTGCAAAACGAATAA
- a CDS encoding trailer hitch-like protein, translated as MSSVSTLPYIGSKISLISNSEIRYEGILYTINTHESTVALQNVRSFGTEGRRQPDIPPSNEVYDFIIFRGKDIKDVTVSEAAKTIPDDPAIVSMNVAPSTKNSLTENINYNNNMNMNKTLKIPNNMVQSNDRNMNVNNRRYFNRPNYYTHYNSNNNGSRNFNSYRFKNFRKYERPSYVIGELESQPNPALKSKFSPDFDFSTNNLKFDKCNVLDEKSKDTLSMNNSLQVGGYDKNSSFFDNISCETLDKQQGKDEKVDRERLRMLDVDTFGIAAAHYRANVHNRNKLRNNRNNKMMGNFNYINYNKNQNPFNRYSAF; from the coding sequence atgtcttCCGTATCAACTTTGCCATATATAGGAAGTAAAATTTCGTTAATTTCCAATTCTGAGATAAGGTATGAGGGTATTCTGTACACGATAAATACGCATGAATCGACTGTTGCATTACAAAATGTTAGATCATTTGGAACAGAAGGAAGAAGACAACCAGATATCCCTCCATCAAACGAAGTTTATGACTTTATAATATTCCGAGGGAAGGATATAAAAGATGTAACAGTTAGTGAAGCTGCTAAAACTATACCGGATGACCCAGCAATAGTGTCAATGAACGTAGCACCATCGACTAAAAATAGTTTAacggaaaatataaattataacaataacatGAATATGAATAAGACATTAAAAATCCCTAATAATATGGTGCAGTCAAATGATAGAAATATGAACGTAAATAATAGAAGATACTTTAATAGACCGAATTATTATACCcattataatagtaataataatggtagtagaaattttaatagttatagatttaaaaattttagaaaatatgaaagaCCTAGTTATGTTATCGGAGAGTTGGAATCACAGCCAAACCCTGCACTAAAAAGTAAGTTCAGCCCAGATTTTGATTTTagtacaaataatttaaaattcgACAAATGCAATGTATTAGATGAAAAGAGTAAGGACACTTTGTCAATGAACAATAGTCTTCAAGTAGGTGGTTATGACAAAAATTCCAGTTTCTTTGATAACATTAGTTGTGAAACATTAGACAAACAACAAGGAAAAGATGAAAAGGTTGACAGAGAAAGGTTACGAATGTTAGACGTTGACACCTTTGGAATAGCAGCAGCACACTATAGAGCAAATGTGCATAAcagaaataaattaagaaataacagaaataataaaatgatggGGAACTTTAAttacattaattataataaaaatcaaaatCCATTTAATAGATATTCAgccttttaa
- a CDS encoding vacuole membrane protein 1, translating into MDLYEAKKRELYLKRKDINLYYHPIKTITLFFLELKNIILNIYQKHKKYNKIILLIIIVILLLFKIRHKYEYLNDFIIYVEVVIWWLALGILSSVGLGCGMHSGVLFLFPHIYFICSTSEYCNSLDFDSRCKSRNDGNITLSRLFFKVYPYCFIWGMGTAFGELPPYLTSYYASKSKLYDDDYENFEKDIIEGKQNMITSMKIWMINFIKKHGSLSVFLLSCWPNVMFDLCGICCGHFLMPFRTFFIPLILGKGIVKTLAQSLFLIFVFSNKYRGMQIKILQKVISLFPLLGLSNNFDPSYIENFLDEKISILKYGKKSNSKMNFMFLFNIFFFVNIDEDELKRYKNGKDEVITKKIKE; encoded by the exons ATGGATTTGTATGAAGCTAAAAAAAGGGAGTTGTATTTAAAGAGgaaagatataaatttatattaccaCCCTATCAAGActattactcttttttttttagaattgaaaaatataattttgaatatataccaaaaacataaaaaatacaataaaataatactgttgattataatagttatattgcttttatttaaaataagacATAAATATGAGTACTTAAatgattttataatatatgtagaaGTTGTAATATGGTGGCTTGCTTTAGGAATATTAAGTAGCGTAGGTTTAGGATGCGGTATGCATTCAGGGGTATTGTTTTTGTTTCcacacatttattttatttgttcaacGTCTGAATATTGCAATTCATTGGATTTTGACTCAAGG TGCAAAAGTAGAAACGACGGGAACATAACTTTATCaagattattttttaaagtatatccatattgttttatatggGGAATGGGAACGGCATTTGGTGAACTACCTCCTTATCTGACGTCATATTATGCGTCAAAG tcCAAGTTATATGATGAtgattatgaaaattttgaaaaagatataatagAAGGAAAACAGAATATGATTACGTCTATGAAAATATGGatgataaattttattaaaaaacatgGATCCCTTtctgtttttcttttgtcATGTTGGCCTAATG TAATGTTTGATTTGTGTGGAATTTGTTGTGGGCATTTTCTTATGCCATTtagaacattttttattccacTTATTTTGGGAAAAGGTATTGTAAAAACCCTTGCTCAGTCCTTGTTCTTAATCTTTGTATTTTCAAACAAGTATAGAGGaatgcaaataaaaattctacAGAAAGTAATATCGCTTTTCCCTTTACTCGGACTTTCTAATAATTTCGATCCGtcatatattgaaaattttctGGACGAAAAAATctcaattttaaaatatgggAAAAAATCTAACTCcaaaatgaattttatgtttttatttaatatatttttttttgta aatATTGACGAAGATGaattaaaaagatataaaaatggGAAAGATGAAGTAATAACGAAGAAAATTAAGGAATGA